The genomic region TGACCATGACGTCATCTCCCGCGCGGATTTGTGGGTCGGCTGTGACCACGTGTTTTGCAAACGCATTCTTGCCCTTGGCCACGAACTCTTCGACATCATCCTTGATGACCACCCGGTAGGCCGGGGCAGGCAGGCAGGCCTGGAGGCGTTTCGCCCCCTCGATGCCGAGCGTGAGCCTGCCATCCGAAGCCCGGACCGTTGCGAGGCGCACCCCGCCAAACCCGATCTGCCGGATACGCCCGGTGGTAGAGTAGATGAACTCGCATCCTTCGGGAAAGAGTCCCGTCCCTGCAAGCCCGCCGAACTGGTGATCAGCGATTGCCTGAACCCGCCGCAGCGAACTGTTCTCCGAGTATCCTGTTGACACGAATAACAAACTCCTCTTCTGCTGATTTCGGGATGTACGCCCCCGCCGCGATCTTGTGGCCCCCGCCCCCGCCGCCATACTCTGCTGAAGCACAGTTGAGCGCCTGCTGGAGATCGACCCCGCGTTCCACCACGCGCTCGGTGGTCCGCATCGATACCTTCGTCAGGTTGGTATCCTCGGGCACTTCGCACATGACAAGGATCGGGATATTGCTGTTGAGCTTCGAGAGCGCCATCCCGGCCCCGATACCGACAATGGTATCCGGGTACCGCCCGCCCACGTGGAGATACTGGAGGTTTTCGAGTTCCTTGACTCCCGTATCGATGATATATTCGAGCAGGTTGCGGATGATTGCCCGGTGGTTTTTCAGCATATGTTCGGCATCGCGGTATGCGGTGCCGCGATCCCCGCGAAGGATGGCTCCCCCGATCTGGGGCTTGGACCAGCGCCCGCAGGCATTAAGCATGGTTGCGTATTCCTGGGCATTGCGCAGCGGCGTCCGGGGGATTTCATCCGGGAACCCGTAGGTCTCGGCAAAGAGCCGGTCCACCGTATCCCCGTTTGCGATTAGCTGTTCGGCGAGTGCGGAGATGATCATCCGTTTCTCTTCCTGCGAGATCTCTTCCCACACGTACCAGCGCCTGCTTTCTGTCTGTTGCTGGATGCCGAGTTTCTTTAAGAACTGGCGGGCACCTTCGGGATTGTTGCTGATGCCTTTGATGAACGGATCGTCATTGTAGGCAAGCGAGAGGTGTACCGGGCGCGTGGCAGTGCCGTAGCAGTTAAGATCCCGTTTGCGCACCTCGACATTTTTGTGGCGCACCCCATCCTCGACAATGATATCGCGTGCAGGGCCGACAAGCCCGCACTTTTCCCGGGCCATCATGTCACCGACATTGCCGACAATGGCGAGTTTGGCGAGATCGATATTAGCCGGGTCCATCTGCTTTGCGATCAGGTACGAGACACCGGCAGCGCTCATCCGGTCATGGCCGTAAGGAAGGCAGTTCACCTGCGTATACTCCCGCTCACAGGGCTGGCTCACGTGGTGGTCAACAATTAATACCTCTTTTTCCGTAAAACCCCGTTCGAGAAACAGGTTCTGCTGTCCGGCACCGAGATCGGAAAAAATCTTGAGCGTATTGTCCGAAGGCACCTGCGGCATAGTCAGCGGTTCGAGTTGCCGGACAAAAACCGATTTTACGTCAATTCCCTGCCGTGAGATTGCCTGCGAGAGGATCGCCTCACACGAGATACCGTCAGCGTCGATGTGCGAGATGATGGTAATCCCGGGCGCATCCGCGATCTGCTCTGCGGCTGCTTTCACATCATCGCAAAAACCCATTGCATATTATTAGGGACTACCTACACATGAATTGTACGGGAAAAAGTGCAGGGATATGAGACCGTTTGCGATCGAAGGATATCCTGAGGTAGGGATCATCAGCCCTGCCCGGATGCGTGCGGTGGACAAAAATGCCATGGCGCTCGGGGTGACCGAGCTCCAGCTGATGGAGAGCGCCGGTCGGGCACTTGCGGATATGGTCCGTGCACCCTCGCCCGCACGGGTGCTCGTGCTCTGCGGGAGGGGCAATAATGGCGGTGACGGAATGGTTGCCGCACGGCACCTCCAGTATGGCGTGGATACCGATGTCTGCTATGTCGATTTCGGAAAACGAAGCGCAGCCTGCGGGCACCAGCTCAGCGCGCTGAAACGCTGTAATGTCGGGCTGCTCCCGTTCACCTGCCGGGATGACCTTGAGGCATTGCAATCGCAGTTTGCCATGGCCGATGTGATCATCGATGCACTGCTGGGCATCGGTGCATCCGGGGAACTCCAGGAACCGTTAAAGACCTGCGTGAAGATGGCAAATGCCTCGCGGGCGATGATTATTGCAGCAGACGTGCCGACACCGGGCATGCGGGCGGATCGCATCTGCGCCTTCCACCGGGCAAAGTGCGAAGGTTCAACAGTGGTCGATATCGGCATTCCGGTTGAAGCGGAGTGCTGTGTCGGGCCCGGCGATCTCACCCTCCTTCAGCCGCGTCACCGAAAGGCGCACAAGGGATTTGGCGGCGAAGTGCTGGTGATCGGTGGCGGGCCCTACCAGGGTGCCCCCTACCTTGCCGGGCTGGGAGCATTACGGGCGGGTGCCGATATTGTCCGGATTGCTTCGCCGGTCTTTGAACCGGTACCCGACCTGATCTATGAACGTCTCGATGGCAAGAAGATCGGTACGGAACATACCGGGCGCCTGATCGCCCTTGCAGAGCGTGCGAATGTGGTTGTCTGCGGGAACGGGCTCGGGACGGAGAGCCACGCGGTGGTAACCGCTATTGCCCCACACTGCAAGCGTGCGGTCTTTGATGCGGACGCCCTAAGGCTGCCTTTGCCTGTTGCGCAGGAAGAGACGATCTATACTCCCCATGCCGGTGAATTTGCCCGTATCACCGGAAAGACCCTGCCAATGGATACGATCGGGCGTGCCCGTGCAGCCCGGATTGCAGGGATTTCCGGGACCGTGCTGCTCAAGGGCCATATCGATGTGATCACCGATGGCACGCGGGTGCGGTTCAACCGGACCGGAAATCCCGCGATGACGGTGGGCGGGACGGGGGATGTGCTGGCGGGTATTGCCGGTGCCCTGCTCTGCCACCTGCCCGCGTTCGATGCCGCCTGCATTGCCGCGTACGTCAATGGCAGGGCAGGAGAACGGGTGGCAGCGGAACGCGGGAGCGGGATGCTGGCATCCGATCTCGTGGACCGGATACCGGCAGAATTATTCAAAAACAGCATGCAGGCAGAGTGAGTACATGGTCGAATTTACCCATATTCAGGACGATAAGGCACAGATGGTGGATATCAGCGGCAAGGGCGATGTGGTGCGGGAAGCAGTGGCGGCCGGTAAGATTTACTTGCGGCCGGCCACGCTGACCGCAATACGCGAGGGGATGGTCGTGAAAGGCAATGTGCTCTCGACTGCCCGTGTGGCAGCAACGCTCTCGGTGAAGAACACGCCCAACCTGATACCGATGTGCCATTCCATCCCCATAAGCGCGATTTCTGTTGATTTTACTGAGGGTGACGGGTTCATTGAGGCGATGGTGCGGGTGAAGTGTTTCGGTAAGACTGGTGTCGAGATGGAGGCCCTGACGGGCGTTTCGATCGCACTGCTCACTATCTGGGACATGGTGAAGTCGGCTGAGAAGGATGCGGATGGGCAGTATCCGGTGACCCGGATTGAGGATATCCGGGTGATTGAGAAGAAGAAGGGGAAGTGAAATTTCGGCTCTATAGAAATCATTTTTCCAG from Methanoregula sp. harbors:
- a CDS encoding DHH family phosphoesterase, with product MGFCDDVKAAAEQIADAPGITIISHIDADGISCEAILSQAISRQGIDVKSVFVRQLEPLTMPQVPSDNTLKIFSDLGAGQQNLFLERGFTEKEVLIVDHHVSQPCEREYTQVNCLPYGHDRMSAAGVSYLIAKQMDPANIDLAKLAIVGNVGDMMAREKCGLVGPARDIIVEDGVRHKNVEVRKRDLNCYGTATRPVHLSLAYNDDPFIKGISNNPEGARQFLKKLGIQQQTESRRWYVWEEISQEEKRMIISALAEQLIANGDTVDRLFAETYGFPDEIPRTPLRNAQEYATMLNACGRWSKPQIGGAILRGDRGTAYRDAEHMLKNHRAIIRNLLEYIIDTGVKELENLQYLHVGGRYPDTIVGIGAGMALSKLNSNIPILVMCEVPEDTNLTKVSMRTTERVVERGVDLQQALNCASAEYGGGGGGHKIAAGAYIPKSAEEEFVIRVNRILGEQFAAAGSGNR
- the moaC gene encoding cyclic pyranopterin monophosphate synthase MoaC; protein product: MVEFTHIQDDKAQMVDISGKGDVVREAVAAGKIYLRPATLTAIREGMVVKGNVLSTARVAATLSVKNTPNLIPMCHSIPISAISVDFTEGDGFIEAMVRVKCFGKTGVEMEALTGVSIALLTIWDMVKSAEKDADGQYPVTRIEDIRVIEKKKGK
- a CDS encoding PUA domain-containing protein, giving the protein MSTGYSENSSLRRVQAIADHQFGGLAGTGLFPEGCEFIYSTTGRIRQIGFGGVRLATVRASDGRLTLGIEGAKRLQACLPAPAYRVVIKDDVEEFVAKGKNAFAKHVVTADPQIRAGDDVMVMAGGDRLIACGAAVVSGAEMLAFNYGVAVRVRQGSEKDASGKYQSTPDEGDDEEARHERRAD
- a CDS encoding NAD(P)H-hydrate dehydratase yields the protein MRPFAIEGYPEVGIISPARMRAVDKNAMALGVTELQLMESAGRALADMVRAPSPARVLVLCGRGNNGGDGMVAARHLQYGVDTDVCYVDFGKRSAACGHQLSALKRCNVGLLPFTCRDDLEALQSQFAMADVIIDALLGIGASGELQEPLKTCVKMANASRAMIIAADVPTPGMRADRICAFHRAKCEGSTVVDIGIPVEAECCVGPGDLTLLQPRHRKAHKGFGGEVLVIGGGPYQGAPYLAGLGALRAGADIVRIASPVFEPVPDLIYERLDGKKIGTEHTGRLIALAERANVVVCGNGLGTESHAVVTAIAPHCKRAVFDADALRLPLPVAQEETIYTPHAGEFARITGKTLPMDTIGRARAARIAGISGTVLLKGHIDVITDGTRVRFNRTGNPAMTVGGTGDVLAGIAGALLCHLPAFDAACIAAYVNGRAGERVAAERGSGMLASDLVDRIPAELFKNSMQAE